From the Actinomycetes bacterium genome, one window contains:
- a CDS encoding 2Fe-2S iron-sulfur cluster-binding protein, with product MTVTASSGAEVQPRAEVVTLTVDGFEVQVPKGTLVIRAAELIGIQVPRFCDHPLLDPVGACRQCLVEVEGQPKPVASCTTTVSDGMVVKTQLTSPVADKAQRGVMELLLINHPLDCPVCDKGGECPLQNQAMSNGRGETRFEDVKRTYP from the coding sequence ATGACAGTGACCGCCAGCAGCGGCGCAGAGGTCCAGCCCCGTGCCGAGGTCGTCACGCTGACCGTCGACGGCTTCGAGGTGCAGGTGCCGAAGGGCACCCTGGTCATCCGCGCCGCCGAGCTGATCGGCATCCAGGTGCCGCGGTTCTGCGACCACCCGCTGCTCGACCCGGTCGGCGCCTGCCGCCAGTGCCTGGTCGAGGTGGAGGGCCAGCCCAAGCCGGTCGCCTCCTGCACGACGACCGTCTCCGACGGCATGGTGGTCAAGACCCAGCTGACCTCCCCGGTCGCCGACAAGGCGCAGCGGGGCGTCATGGAGCTGCTGCTCATCAACCACCCGCTGGACTGCCCGGTCTGCGACAAGGGCGGCGAGTGCCCCCTGCAGAACCAGGCGATGAGCAACGGCCGGGGCGAGACCCGGTTCGAGGACGTCAAGCGCACCTACCCGAA
- the nuoF gene encoding NADH-quinone oxidoreductase subunit NuoF codes for MELTPVLSRTWDQDRSWTRKVYERHDGYAGLKEALKKSPDQVTQLVKDSELRGRGGAGFPTGMKWGFIPQGGDKPVYLVVNADESEPGTCKDIPLMMANPHELVEGAVIASYAIRAAHAFIYVRGEVVHVLRRLQAAVAEAYSAGYLGKDILGSGYDLELTVHAGAGAYICGEETALLDSLEGRRGQPRLRPPFPAVAGLYASPTVINNVESIASVPSILRNGVDWFTAQGTDNDNPKLRSKGFTLYSLSGHVARPGQYEAPMGITLRELLDLTGGVREGHELKFWTPGGSSTPILTAEHLDVPLSYEGIAGAGSMLGTKALQVFDETTCVVRAVLRWTEFYAHESCGKCTPCREGTFWLVQILRRLENGKGSEEDLEKLLDISDNILGRSFCALGDGATSPITSSLEYFRDEYVDHFRQGGCPFDPAASTLFAMPTGARSR; via the coding sequence CAGCTGGTCAAGGACTCCGAGCTGCGCGGGCGCGGGGGCGCCGGCTTCCCGACCGGCATGAAGTGGGGCTTCATCCCCCAGGGCGGCGACAAGCCGGTCTACCTCGTCGTCAACGCCGACGAATCGGAGCCGGGCACCTGCAAGGACATCCCGCTGATGATGGCCAACCCCCACGAGCTCGTGGAGGGGGCCGTCATCGCGTCCTACGCGATCCGCGCGGCCCACGCGTTCATCTACGTGCGTGGCGAGGTCGTCCACGTGCTGCGACGGCTGCAGGCTGCGGTCGCGGAGGCGTACTCCGCCGGCTACCTCGGCAAGGACATCCTCGGGTCGGGCTACGACCTGGAGCTGACCGTCCACGCCGGCGCCGGGGCGTACATCTGCGGTGAGGAGACCGCCCTCCTCGACTCGCTCGAGGGACGCCGCGGCCAGCCCCGTCTGCGCCCGCCCTTCCCGGCGGTGGCCGGCCTCTACGCCTCCCCGACGGTCATCAACAACGTCGAGTCGATCGCGTCGGTCCCGTCGATCCTGCGCAACGGCGTCGACTGGTTCACCGCGCAGGGCACCGACAACGACAACCCGAAGCTGCGCTCGAAGGGCTTCACGCTCTACTCGCTGTCCGGTCACGTCGCCAGGCCGGGGCAGTACGAGGCGCCGATGGGCATCACCCTGCGCGAGCTGCTCGACCTCACCGGCGGTGTCCGCGAGGGACACGAGCTGAAGTTCTGGACCCCCGGCGGCTCGTCCACGCCGATCCTCACCGCCGAGCACCTCGACGTGCCCCTGTCCTACGAGGGCATCGCGGGCGCCGGGTCGATGCTGGGGACCAAGGCGCTGCAGGTCTTCGACGAGACGACCTGCGTCGTGCGCGCGGTGCTGCGATGGACCGAGTTCTACGCGCACGAGTCGTGCGGCAAGTGCACGCCCTGCCGGGAGGGCACCTTCTGGCTGGTGCAGATCCTGCGCCGGCTGGAGAACGGCAAGGGCTCCGAGGAGGACCTCGAGAAGCTGCTGGACATCAGCGACAACATCCTCGGCCGGTCGTTCTGCGCCCTCGGTGACGGTGCGACCAGCCCGATCACCTCCTCGCTGGAGTACTTCCGCGACGAGTACGTCGACCACTTCCGCCAGGGCGGCTGCCCGTTCGACCCCGCGGCGTCGACCCTCTTCGCCATGCCGACGGGAGCGCGTTCTCGATGA